One Thermococcus kodakarensis KOD1 genomic window carries:
- a CDS encoding geranylgeranyl reductase family protein has product MKYDVLIIGGGPVGNYLASLLARDFNVAVVERKTSFGGKACTGIIGAENYERLGLPEKAVLNQLRGAVFYSRIQSFEIQRKSPQAYVVDRKTLEKELAKSAVKKGADYFMGTTFQGFKNGKAVLSHMNERLEVEASFYVGADGVASTVAKNIGASTKAEFLTGYEIEVVGEFERTDFTEVWVNKEITPKFFAWVTPVEDDLARVGTFGTLDELNRFLRVRMLKPTSSIEFKAGSVGLGWRKPWIRENVALIGDAALQIKPTTAGGIAYGMLCAHALRKALIEGAPERYWNYCSWVRKQISFGLKFRKLFLGLDQEAIEKIFEVLKSEEAREVIESQADFDDHWRTAKAILRKPSLLARLIKVSPSIIRALL; this is encoded by the coding sequence ATGAAGTACGATGTCCTCATAATCGGCGGCGGTCCCGTTGGAAACTACCTGGCGTCTCTTCTCGCGAGGGACTTTAACGTTGCCGTCGTTGAGAGAAAAACCTCCTTCGGCGGAAAAGCCTGCACCGGAATAATAGGGGCCGAGAACTACGAAAGACTCGGACTCCCAGAAAAGGCCGTTCTGAACCAGCTAAGGGGAGCGGTCTTTTATTCGCGAATACAGAGCTTTGAAATCCAGAGAAAGTCCCCCCAGGCCTATGTCGTTGATAGAAAGACCCTTGAAAAAGAGCTGGCCAAAAGCGCGGTAAAGAAGGGAGCCGACTACTTCATGGGAACGACCTTCCAGGGCTTCAAGAACGGGAAGGCCGTACTGAGCCACATGAACGAGAGGCTTGAGGTAGAGGCGTCCTTCTATGTCGGTGCAGACGGGGTCGCGAGCACGGTGGCGAAGAACATTGGGGCATCGACGAAGGCAGAATTCCTGACCGGATATGAGATCGAGGTCGTGGGGGAGTTTGAAAGGACAGATTTCACTGAAGTATGGGTGAACAAGGAGATAACGCCCAAGTTCTTCGCGTGGGTAACTCCCGTCGAAGACGACCTGGCGAGGGTGGGAACCTTTGGAACCCTAGACGAGCTAAACAGGTTCTTAAGGGTTAGAATGCTTAAACCTACTTCCTCCATTGAGTTCAAAGCTGGCAGTGTCGGTCTCGGCTGGAGAAAGCCATGGATCAGGGAAAACGTTGCCCTTATTGGGGACGCCGCACTCCAGATAAAGCCGACGACCGCCGGCGGAATCGCCTACGGAATGCTCTGCGCTCATGCCCTCAGAAAGGCACTCATTGAGGGCGCACCCGAGAGGTACTGGAACTACTGCTCATGGGTGAGAAAGCAGATAAGCTTCGGCCTGAAGTTCAGGAAGCTGTTCCTCGGACTCGACCAGGAGGCCATTGAAAAAATATTTGAAGTCCTGAAGAGCGAGGAGGCGAGGGAAGTCATAGAGAGCCAGGCGGACTTCGATGACCACTGGAGGACTGCAAAGGCCATACTGAGAAAGCCGAGCCTTCTGGCGAGGCTTATAAAGGTCAGCCCGTCCATAATCAGGGCACTGCTGTGA
- a CDS encoding MFS transporter: MRDLRRKVSIALLVLMAVFLMADQNLLPPNYQLIMEEFGISEAKMGLVSSIFVATSALITIIWGFLSDIKQRKKLLVIGVLLGEIPCFLTAYVTNYWQLLAMRFLTGIGIGSIIPIGYSLIADMFEESKRGRGYAYMETAFGFGTLLGMIMAGMIAGWRLPFILAAVPNFILAPLFYFIAEEPKRGEGEKELREVLEKGYEYRYRISWEAVKKSFETKTNQLIFLQGIIGTVPWGIIMYWLISFLQVTRGMDKTTSTFVLLIIGISSVLGSLMGGFLGDYFEARWRGGRAILTGAAIFIGMLASIGIILYPLPSQLTAKDWAFIAVYSLLFIQFVSYAGPNVRAIVSQVNLPEDRGTIFGLFNILDNVGKATGPLLGGLMIEWLRGMGYSKPLAYQYTLLIGALFWIPCALTWLWIKKTYPEDRDAVKAILKKRAEELLSKAPAN, encoded by the coding sequence GTGAGGGATTTAAGGAGAAAGGTCTCAATAGCCCTGCTTGTCCTGATGGCCGTCTTTTTGATGGCCGACCAGAATCTCCTACCCCCTAACTACCAGCTGATAATGGAGGAGTTCGGAATAAGCGAAGCCAAGATGGGGCTTGTATCGTCAATATTCGTGGCAACGAGCGCTTTGATAACAATAATCTGGGGATTTCTGTCGGACATAAAGCAGAGGAAGAAGCTCCTCGTCATAGGCGTGCTCCTGGGCGAAATCCCGTGCTTCCTCACTGCCTACGTCACGAACTACTGGCAGCTCTTGGCCATGCGCTTCCTCACGGGAATAGGAATAGGCTCCATAATCCCCATAGGCTACTCCCTCATAGCTGACATGTTCGAGGAGTCCAAGAGGGGAAGGGGCTACGCCTACATGGAGACGGCCTTCGGCTTTGGTACGCTCCTCGGAATGATAATGGCCGGAATGATAGCCGGCTGGAGGCTTCCCTTTATCCTAGCCGCCGTTCCCAACTTCATCCTCGCACCGCTCTTCTACTTCATAGCGGAGGAGCCCAAGAGGGGCGAGGGTGAAAAGGAGCTTCGAGAAGTCCTTGAGAAGGGCTACGAGTACAGGTACAGAATAAGCTGGGAAGCTGTCAAGAAGTCCTTTGAGACGAAGACAAACCAGCTCATCTTCCTCCAGGGAATCATCGGAACGGTTCCGTGGGGCATCATAATGTACTGGCTCATCTCCTTCCTCCAGGTAACGAGGGGAATGGACAAGACAACCTCCACCTTCGTGCTCCTTATCATCGGCATCTCAAGCGTCCTCGGAAGCCTAATGGGAGGGTTCCTCGGCGACTACTTCGAGGCACGGTGGAGAGGAGGAAGAGCCATCCTGACCGGGGCGGCTATCTTCATTGGAATGCTGGCCTCGATAGGCATAATCCTCTACCCGCTTCCCTCCCAGCTCACAGCCAAGGACTGGGCCTTCATAGCGGTCTACTCGCTCCTCTTCATCCAGTTCGTGTCCTACGCCGGGCCCAACGTGAGGGCGATAGTTTCACAGGTCAACCTTCCGGAGGACAGGGGTACAATATTCGGCCTCTTCAACATCCTCGACAACGTCGGAAAGGCCACCGGCCCGCTCCTCGGCGGCCTGATGATAGAGTGGCTGAGGGGCATGGGTTACTCAAAGCCCCTCGCCTACCAGTACACACTGCTCATAGGCGCGCTCTTCTGGATACCCTGCGCCCTCACGTGGCTCTGGATAAAGAAGACCTACCCGGAGGACAGGGACGCGGTGAAGGCAATATTAAAGAAGAGGGCAGAAGAGCTCCTTTCAAAGGCACCTGCCAATTAG
- a CDS encoding DUF460 domain-containing protein: MVSWFNGKLERKGEFTLYRLIRFIQAKRPDIVAIDSVTELGDDLRKFLRALPPGTKLVQVTGKPGEQRTLQSLAKEHGIRTGDRFDPYEEAKVAALLASKGVGYEVLAFEDEVIVKVTRGRSHGKGGWSQDRYRKRVHNLVRDKVREIEDRLRRADIPFDLETEEKDYGLARGEFRVYASREELAGLIRPMRGGDVEVRIQPVERAELGFAPLKKEEAIRERKSIIVGIDPGITVGIAAIDLDGRIVALHSERNMPVGEVFRFISEIGHPVIIATDVSPAPGFVEKIARSFKAQLFVPRESLRVEEKNELLRDLGITVDDDHQRDALAAAYKAYLRIKPKLEHIDARLREAGLTKKSDEVKALVIAGYNLGEAMQRVTLRERKKEEEKEEPETEKSFDAEPYLKRIRELERRIELLERENEELREIIKEQRKTIGRLERKIADYDEEVRRKVLRERELEAKVRRIEVLEKQLREAKAVIERLSRDLVQVKRMNVVEVRGSAVPLKVLRVLSWGELDRIEREVGLRKGDVLFVINPAGAGKAIAEELVEKGIRAIITEKPLPEVVKEVLREAHLPFFTSEELDVKRVDEFAVVERETLEKAIEELLKRWEEEDREREAEKLLRLVEEYRIERARELERKAREELEGEKRRKREGF; the protein is encoded by the coding sequence GTGGTGAGCTGGTTCAACGGAAAGCTTGAGAGAAAGGGTGAGTTTACACTCTACAGGTTAATCCGCTTCATTCAGGCTAAAAGGCCGGATATTGTTGCCATTGACAGTGTTACCGAACTTGGTGATGATTTAAGGAAGTTTCTGCGCGCCCTCCCACCAGGAACAAAGCTCGTCCAGGTCACTGGAAAGCCTGGGGAGCAGAGGACCCTCCAGAGCCTCGCCAAGGAGCACGGGATAAGGACTGGCGACCGCTTTGACCCCTACGAGGAGGCCAAAGTAGCGGCTCTTCTAGCGAGCAAAGGAGTCGGCTATGAAGTCCTCGCCTTCGAGGACGAGGTGATTGTGAAGGTAACCCGCGGCAGGAGCCACGGGAAGGGCGGCTGGAGTCAGGATAGGTACAGGAAACGCGTTCACAACCTCGTGAGGGACAAGGTGAGGGAGATAGAGGACAGGCTTAGGAGGGCGGATATACCATTCGACCTTGAGACCGAAGAGAAGGACTACGGGCTGGCCAGGGGCGAGTTCAGGGTATACGCCAGCAGGGAGGAGCTCGCCGGCCTTATAAGACCGATGAGGGGTGGAGATGTCGAGGTCAGAATTCAGCCCGTCGAGAGGGCTGAACTCGGCTTCGCTCCGCTGAAAAAGGAGGAGGCAATACGGGAAAGGAAGAGCATCATAGTTGGCATAGACCCCGGGATAACCGTTGGGATAGCGGCGATAGATCTCGACGGCAGAATAGTTGCTCTCCACAGCGAGAGGAACATGCCCGTCGGAGAGGTGTTCCGCTTCATCAGCGAGATTGGACACCCGGTTATAATAGCAACGGACGTTTCTCCAGCTCCGGGCTTCGTGGAAAAGATAGCCCGCTCCTTCAAGGCCCAGCTCTTCGTCCCTAGGGAGAGCCTCCGCGTGGAGGAGAAGAACGAACTCCTAAGGGATCTGGGAATAACCGTTGACGATGACCACCAGCGGGATGCTCTGGCAGCTGCATACAAAGCCTACCTGAGGATAAAGCCCAAGCTGGAACACATTGATGCCCGCCTGAGAGAAGCCGGTCTGACTAAGAAGTCCGACGAGGTCAAGGCTCTCGTAATAGCCGGCTACAACCTTGGGGAGGCGATGCAGAGGGTAACCCTGAGGGAGAGAAAAAAGGAAGAAGAGAAGGAAGAGCCCGAGACAGAGAAAAGCTTCGATGCCGAGCCCTATCTCAAGAGGATACGTGAGCTTGAGAGAAGGATTGAGCTCCTTGAGAGGGAGAACGAAGAGCTGAGGGAGATAATCAAGGAGCAGAGGAAGACGATAGGAAGGCTTGAGCGGAAGATAGCCGACTACGACGAGGAGGTGAGAAGAAAGGTTCTGCGCGAGCGGGAGCTGGAGGCGAAGGTCAGGCGCATTGAAGTCCTTGAAAAACAGCTGAGGGAAGCGAAGGCCGTCATCGAGAGGCTGAGCAGGGATCTAGTCCAGGTAAAGAGGATGAACGTGGTAGAGGTTCGCGGCTCGGCGGTTCCACTTAAAGTTCTCAGGGTTCTTAGCTGGGGTGAGCTGGATAGGATAGAGCGAGAAGTCGGCTTAAGGAAGGGTGATGTGCTCTTCGTGATAAACCCTGCTGGAGCTGGGAAGGCGATAGCTGAGGAGCTCGTTGAGAAGGGGATAAGGGCCATAATAACGGAAAAGCCTCTGCCCGAAGTTGTGAAAGAAGTTCTCCGTGAGGCCCACCTACCGTTCTTCACGAGCGAGGAGCTTGACGTCAAGAGGGTGGATGAGTTTGCCGTTGTTGAGAGGGAGACGCTTGAGAAAGCTATTGAGGAGCTTCTCAAGAGATGGGAAGAGGAAGACCGCGAGAGGGAAGCGGAAAAACTGCTCCGTTTGGTCGAGGAGTACAGAATTGAGAGGGCCAGAGAACTGGAGAGGAAGGCCAGGGAGGAGCTTGAGGGGGAGAAGCGGAGGAAGAGGGAAGGGTTTTAA
- a CDS encoding hydrolase has product MMSLVFHGNLQYAEIPKSEIPKVIEKAYLPVIGRLLKEEIPFGLNITGYTLEILPREVIELVREGIAGGLIEIIGTSYTHAILPLLPLDRVEAQVRKDRELKEELFEVSPKGFWLPELAYDPIIPAILKDNGYGYVFADGEAMLLSDHLNSAVKPIKPLYPHLIKAQRGEGNVFLNYILGLRELKKAVEKAFPGKVTLEAVKNIDAVPVWVAINTAVMLGIGRFPLMNPKKAANWLRGKDDVLLYGTDIEFIGYRDLAGRRMSIDGLLEVVKALNVELSLPSELKHSGRKLYLRTSSWAPDKSLRIWTEDEGNARLNMLTPFVGEPLAFLAENSDARGWEPLPERRLDAFRAIYNDWRGSK; this is encoded by the coding sequence ATGATGTCCCTCGTCTTCCACGGCAACCTCCAGTACGCTGAAATCCCGAAGAGTGAAATCCCGAAGGTCATAGAGAAGGCCTACCTCCCCGTCATCGGCAGGCTCCTCAAGGAGGAGATTCCCTTTGGGCTCAACATAACCGGCTACACGCTTGAGATTCTCCCCAGGGAGGTCATAGAGCTAGTTAGGGAGGGAATAGCGGGCGGCCTGATAGAGATAATCGGAACGAGCTACACCCATGCCATACTCCCTCTCCTCCCGCTTGACAGGGTAGAGGCCCAGGTTCGGAAGGACAGGGAGCTCAAGGAGGAGCTCTTCGAGGTTTCTCCAAAGGGCTTCTGGCTTCCGGAGCTCGCCTACGACCCGATAATCCCTGCCATACTGAAGGACAACGGCTACGGGTACGTCTTTGCGGACGGAGAGGCGATGCTTCTCTCGGATCACCTAAACTCCGCTGTGAAGCCGATAAAGCCGCTCTACCCGCACCTCATAAAGGCCCAGAGGGGGGAGGGCAACGTTTTCCTCAACTACATCCTCGGCCTCAGGGAGCTGAAAAAAGCGGTGGAAAAGGCCTTCCCCGGAAAGGTAACACTTGAGGCGGTCAAAAACATCGATGCCGTCCCCGTGTGGGTGGCGATAAACACCGCGGTGATGCTCGGGATAGGGCGCTTCCCGCTCATGAACCCAAAGAAAGCAGCGAACTGGCTGAGGGGGAAGGACGATGTACTGCTCTATGGGACTGACATAGAGTTCATCGGCTACCGCGACCTCGCCGGGAGGAGGATGAGCATAGACGGCCTTCTTGAGGTGGTTAAAGCTCTCAACGTCGAGCTCTCCCTACCCTCGGAGCTGAAGCACAGCGGAAGGAAGCTCTACCTCAGAACTTCGAGCTGGGCGCCCGACAAGAGCCTTAGAATATGGACGGAGGATGAGGGGAACGCTCGCTTGAACATGCTCACCCCCTTCGTTGGGGAACCCCTTGCTTTTCTGGCTGAAAACAGCGACGCCCGCGGGTGGGAGCCTCTCCCTGAGAGGAGGCTCGACGCCTTCCGGGCGATATACAACGATTGGAGGGGTTCGAAGTGA
- a CDS encoding TIGR04140 family protein: MRRIIETPIPPEELEEIRRRSGTRVRLALLEVIVKNRIPLKRVAIEGEDEEIKRFMEFLMRARAGG, encoded by the coding sequence TTGAGGAGGATTATTGAGACTCCAATACCGCCCGAAGAGCTTGAGGAAATCCGCCGTCGGAGCGGGACAAGGGTGAGACTGGCTCTTCTTGAAGTGATTGTAAAAAACAGAATCCCGCTCAAAAGGGTGGCAATTGAGGGAGAAGACGAGGAGATAAAGAGGTTCATGGAGTTTCTGATGAGGGCGAGGGCCGGTGGATAG
- a CDS encoding transcriptional regulator yields the protein MEALRELSSNNVLGNPIRLAIMLYLLPRERALFRDLLEVLEVTPGNLDSHLKTLEREGYVEVFKIIADRPRTAVKITDRGAEETGKYLKALKKALEEIEG from the coding sequence ATGGAAGCCCTCAGGGAGCTGAGCTCTAACAACGTCCTGGGAAACCCCATAAGGCTCGCCATCATGCTCTACCTCCTGCCGAGGGAGAGGGCCCTCTTCAGAGACCTCCTGGAAGTGCTTGAGGTAACTCCTGGCAACCTAGACTCACACCTTAAGACCCTTGAGAGGGAAGGCTACGTTGAGGTCTTCAAGATCATAGCCGACAGGCCGAGGACTGCGGTAAAGATAACCGATAGGGGAGCAGAGGAGACGGGAAAATATTTGAAGGCCCTAAAGAAAGCCCTAGAAGAGATAGAAGGATAA
- a CDS encoding RAD55 family ATPase, with protein sequence MELLSTGIPILDDALGGGLLEDSNILIVYDSYSNGWTLAFEILRNRIMEGDFGVILDSVLPFTPLKMELGLIRFDIEEFGKKNNLAIVDLFSSIYGVDYPLDFVYTNKSIDTSTFVPKYNYLYRRILEEKIKDRRPIGIDFTIDGLAFLFGEDNFIKLFQNLIALKEKARITEKRKRPINIFLLNKGRASERLTAWIALYSQYVIEFCSSSKTFREKMVIRKSPLPDFKPKEGGYDFWIGEGQVHIE encoded by the coding sequence ATGGAACTTCTGAGTACAGGCATTCCTATCCTCGATGACGCACTTGGAGGAGGATTACTGGAAGACAGTAACATTCTCATAGTGTACGATTCATACTCAAACGGCTGGACTCTGGCCTTTGAAATACTGAGAAACCGCATAATGGAAGGCGATTTCGGTGTAATTTTAGACTCAGTGCTGCCTTTCACACCTTTAAAAATGGAGCTGGGGCTTATTCGATTTGACATTGAGGAATTTGGCAAAAAGAATAATCTCGCAATCGTGGATTTATTCTCGTCAATTTATGGTGTTGATTACCCCTTGGATTTTGTTTATACGAATAAAAGCATTGACACTTCAACCTTTGTGCCCAAATACAACTACCTCTATCGGCGCATCCTTGAGGAGAAGATTAAGGACAGACGCCCCATTGGTATAGACTTCACGATAGACGGTCTGGCGTTCTTGTTTGGTGAAGACAATTTCATCAAATTGTTCCAGAATCTCATTGCCCTGAAGGAAAAGGCGAGAATAACTGAAAAGAGGAAGCGGCCGATAAACATCTTTCTCTTGAACAAGGGCAGAGCCTCAGAGAGGTTGACTGCTTGGATTGCCCTCTACAGTCAGTACGTCATAGAATTCTGCTCTTCCTCGAAGACATTCAGGGAAAAAATGGTAATAAGAAAGTCGCCTTTGCCGGACTTTAAGCCCAAAGAAGGTGGATATGACTTCTGGATAGGAGAGGGGCAAGTCCACATTGAGTAG
- the galT gene encoding galactose-1-phosphate uridylyltransferase: MRELRFNPLTGQWIMVSAERKKRPWRPKNFCPFCPGTEETGYGWEVLLLPNRFPMLSFEAPKPEKVEFYKKARAIGQCSVIVETPEHGLKDLDELSREGMVKVVELWKEATRTLRENRHIAYVAIFRNKGEEIGVSLHHPHGQLYALPFIPLKVRLKIENSRRHFKKHGECLFCRILEEERKGGRVIYENDSFAVFLPFFASWPFELHVYPKRHVQYLTQLDGKESEDLADAVRATTATLNALFDRGMPYTMMIFQAPFKGRYPFYHLHIEFYPILRDANKVKFAAGIEMGTWEFTYDSVPEENAERLKEACGKIKEEKGLIGRCL; the protein is encoded by the coding sequence ATGAGGGAACTGAGGTTCAATCCCCTAACCGGGCAGTGGATAATGGTCTCAGCGGAGAGGAAAAAGCGCCCCTGGCGACCCAAGAACTTCTGCCCCTTCTGTCCTGGCACTGAGGAGACCGGCTACGGCTGGGAAGTTCTCCTCCTTCCAAATCGCTTCCCGATGCTCTCCTTCGAGGCCCCTAAGCCGGAGAAAGTTGAGTTCTACAAAAAGGCGAGGGCCATTGGCCAGTGCAGCGTAATAGTCGAGACGCCGGAGCACGGGCTGAAAGACCTCGACGAGCTTTCCAGGGAGGGGATGGTAAAGGTCGTGGAGCTGTGGAAGGAAGCAACCAGAACCCTCAGAGAAAACAGGCACATAGCCTACGTCGCCATATTCAGAAACAAGGGCGAGGAGATTGGAGTGAGCCTCCACCACCCCCACGGCCAGCTCTACGCACTCCCCTTCATTCCGCTCAAGGTGAGGCTTAAGATCGAGAACTCCCGGAGGCACTTTAAGAAACACGGCGAGTGCCTCTTCTGCAGGATCCTTGAGGAGGAGCGGAAAGGAGGAAGGGTGATCTACGAGAACGATAGCTTCGCGGTCTTCCTCCCATTCTTCGCGAGCTGGCCGTTCGAACTCCACGTCTATCCGAAGAGGCACGTCCAGTACCTGACCCAGCTCGACGGGAAGGAGAGCGAGGACCTGGCAGATGCAGTAAGGGCAACCACCGCAACGCTCAATGCCCTTTTCGACAGGGGGATGCCCTACACGATGATGATATTCCAGGCGCCGTTCAAGGGGAGGTATCCATTCTACCACCTCCACATCGAGTTCTACCCGATCCTTAGGGACGCAAACAAGGTGAAGTTCGCGGCCGGAATAGAGATGGGCACCTGGGAGTTCACGTACGATTCAGTTCCAGAGGAGAACGCCGAGAGGCTGAAGGAAGCCTGCGGAAAGATAAAGGAAGAAAAGGGGCTAATTGGCAGGTGCCTTTGA
- a CDS encoding galactokinase, whose translation MAQMRVYSPGRVNLIGEHTDYSYGYVLPMAIDRYTVIEGEPHERVELYSEHFKKSVSFELEKLEKGNNWADYVKGVYWVLQREGYEVGGMKGRVGGNLPLGSGLSSSASFELAVLAFLNEAYSLKLSRLDMALLAKKAENEFVGVPCGILDQFAIAFGREGKAIFLDTETLDYEYLPFPEDLEVLVFYTGVKRELASSAYAERKKAIEEALRVLGKSSSKYVTEEELSKLPEKERRYLGYVVRENSRVLAFRDALKEGDVEAMGQLMVEAHRDIAENYRVSCEELDFFVEKALELGALGARLTGAGFGGSAIALVEHGKGESLGREVAELYTKVFPWTPEVFVVRPSEGVMVL comes from the coding sequence GTGGCTCAAATGAGGGTGTACTCCCCTGGAAGGGTGAATCTAATCGGAGAACACACCGACTACTCCTACGGCTACGTTCTCCCCATGGCGATAGACCGCTACACCGTCATAGAGGGGGAGCCGCACGAGAGGGTGGAGCTTTACTCGGAGCACTTCAAGAAGAGCGTGTCCTTTGAGCTGGAAAAGCTGGAAAAGGGAAACAACTGGGCGGACTACGTGAAGGGAGTCTACTGGGTTCTCCAGAGGGAAGGGTATGAAGTGGGGGGCATGAAGGGAAGGGTCGGAGGAAACCTCCCGCTCGGCTCCGGCCTTAGCTCTTCCGCGAGCTTCGAGCTGGCAGTGCTCGCTTTCCTGAACGAGGCCTATTCCCTCAAGCTCTCCCGGCTCGATATGGCCCTCCTTGCCAAAAAAGCCGAGAACGAGTTCGTTGGCGTCCCCTGCGGGATACTCGACCAGTTCGCGATAGCCTTTGGCAGGGAGGGGAAGGCCATATTCCTCGACACGGAGACACTTGACTACGAGTACCTGCCGTTTCCGGAGGACCTTGAGGTTCTCGTCTTCTACACGGGGGTCAAGAGGGAGCTCGCCTCCTCTGCCTACGCGGAAAGGAAGAAGGCAATCGAGGAGGCCCTCCGGGTTCTCGGAAAGAGCTCCTCGAAGTACGTGACTGAGGAAGAGCTTTCAAAGCTCCCGGAGAAGGAAAGGCGGTACCTCGGCTACGTTGTCCGCGAGAACTCCCGCGTCCTTGCCTTCAGGGACGCCCTGAAAGAGGGGGACGTCGAGGCCATGGGGCAGCTCATGGTCGAGGCCCACAGGGACATAGCCGAGAACTACCGCGTCAGCTGTGAGGAGCTCGACTTCTTCGTGGAAAAGGCCCTCGAACTCGGCGCCCTCGGTGCCAGGCTCACGGGGGCGGGCTTTGGTGGCTCGGCCATAGCCCTCGTGGAGCACGGGAAGGGCGAATCCCTCGGAAGGGAAGTGGCAGAGCTCTACACGAAGGTCTTCCCATGGACGCCAGAGGTCTTCGTGGTAAGGCCCTCTGAAGGGGTGATGGTTCTATGA
- a CDS encoding glycoside hydrolase family 1 protein, with protein sequence MFPEKFLFGTSTAAHQVEGDNKWNDWWYYEEMGKLPYKSGKACNHWELYREDIELMAELGYNAYRFSIEWSRLFPEEGKFNEDAFNRYREIIELLLEKGITPNVTLHHFTSPLWFMRKGGFLKEENLKYWEGYVDKAAELLKGVKLVATFNEPLVYVTMGYLTAYWPPFIKSPFKSFRVAANLLKAHAIAYELLHGKFQVGIVKHIRVMLPERKGDEKAAQKADNLFNWYFLDAIWSGKYRGAFKTYSVPESDADFIGVNYYTASTVRRSLNPLKMFFEAKDAEIGERRTQMGWSVYPEGVYLALRRASEYGRPLYVTENGIATLDDEWRKEFIIQHLRQVLRAIEDGLDVRGYFYWSLMDNYEWREGFEPRFGLIEVDFETFERRPRGSAYLYGEIARTKKLPGEEDP encoded by the coding sequence ATGTTCCCGGAGAAGTTCTTGTTTGGCACTTCAACTGCCGCTCACCAGGTTGAGGGTGACAATAAGTGGAACGACTGGTGGTACTACGAGGAGATGGGTAAACTCCCCTACAAATCAGGAAAGGCCTGCAATCACTGGGAGCTTTACAGAGAGGATATAGAGCTGATGGCAGAGTTGGGCTACAACGCCTACCGCTTTTCAATAGAGTGGAGCAGGCTCTTCCCCGAGGAGGGAAAGTTCAACGAGGATGCCTTCAACCGCTATAGAGAGATCATTGAGCTCCTGCTTGAGAAGGGCATAACTCCAAACGTTACCCTGCACCACTTTACCTCGCCCCTGTGGTTTATGAGGAAGGGTGGCTTCCTGAAGGAGGAGAACCTGAAGTACTGGGAGGGGTACGTTGATAAAGCCGCGGAGCTCCTCAAAGGCGTGAAACTCGTCGCTACCTTCAACGAGCCGCTGGTTTACGTGACGATGGGCTACCTCACGGCCTACTGGCCGCCCTTCATCAAGAGCCCCTTCAAGTCCTTCAGGGTCGCCGCGAACCTGCTCAAGGCCCACGCAATAGCCTACGAGCTCCTTCACGGAAAGTTCCAGGTTGGGATAGTCAAGCACATCCGCGTGATGCTCCCGGAGAGGAAAGGCGACGAGAAAGCGGCCCAGAAGGCCGACAACCTCTTCAACTGGTACTTCCTCGACGCCATATGGAGCGGAAAGTACAGGGGGGCCTTCAAGACCTACTCCGTCCCGGAGAGCGATGCTGACTTCATAGGGGTAAACTACTACACCGCGAGCACCGTTAGGAGAAGCCTCAACCCACTGAAGATGTTCTTCGAGGCCAAGGATGCAGAGATCGGCGAGAGGAGGACGCAGATGGGCTGGAGCGTCTACCCCGAGGGCGTCTACCTGGCTCTCAGGAGGGCCTCTGAATACGGAAGGCCGCTCTACGTCACGGAGAACGGAATAGCGACGCTCGACGACGAGTGGAGAAAGGAGTTTATAATCCAGCACCTCCGCCAGGTTCTCAGGGCGATAGAGGATGGCCTCGACGTCAGAGGCTACTTCTACTGGTCGCTCATGGACAACTACGAGTGGAGGGAGGGCTTCGAGCCCAGGTTCGGGCTGATAGAGGTGGACTTCGAGACCTTCGAGAGAAGGCCGAGGGGAAGCGCCTACCTCTACGGGGAGATAGCGAGGACGAAGAAGCTCCCCGGCGAGGAAGACCCGTAG
- the pcp gene encoding pyroglutamyl-peptidase I has translation MKVLVTGFEPFGGEEINPSWEAVKGLPNEIEGADIIKFQLPVTFSGVREILPRLIVKERPDAVILTGQAGGRPNITVERVAINVMDSTMPDNEGYKPEDEPVFEGAPAAYFATIPVKAIVKALREAKIPAAVSNTAGTYVCNAAMFTALHTIEVSGMTTKAGFIHVPFSHEQALDKPRPSMALETIRKGLEIAIKMVFEDLTREGY, from the coding sequence ATGAAGGTTTTAGTTACTGGCTTCGAGCCGTTTGGCGGTGAGGAGATAAACCCCTCCTGGGAGGCCGTGAAGGGGCTTCCGAATGAGATTGAGGGCGCGGATATTATCAAGTTCCAGCTCCCGGTGACTTTCAGCGGTGTGAGGGAGATTCTTCCGAGACTGATCGTCAAGGAACGTCCCGACGCAGTCATCCTAACTGGACAGGCGGGCGGAAGGCCAAACATAACAGTTGAGAGGGTCGCGATCAACGTCATGGACTCAACTATGCCAGACAACGAGGGCTACAAGCCAGAGGACGAACCCGTCTTTGAAGGCGCTCCGGCGGCATATTTTGCGACGATTCCTGTAAAGGCCATTGTCAAAGCTCTCAGAGAAGCTAAGATTCCAGCGGCGGTCTCAAACACCGCTGGAACCTACGTATGCAACGCAGCCATGTTCACCGCCCTTCATACCATAGAAGTTTCAGGAATGACGACAAAGGCAGGTTTCATCCATGTTCCCTTCAGCCATGAGCAGGCCCTCGACAAGCCGAGGCCTTCCATGGCGCTTGAAACCATCAGAAAAGGCCTAGAAATCGCGATTAAAATGGTTTTTGAGGATTTGACCCGAGAAGGTTATTAA